In Desulfosporosinus youngiae DSM 17734, the genomic stretch AGCTTTGGCATTCGAAGAATCTATGTTTCAAGAAGTCTTAAGAATCGACTGTAAAGTTGCCATTGATGACATTTCAGGGGAACTGCTCCGTCAACTGGAGCAAATGGCTCCCTTTGGGTTTGGCAATCCGGGGCCGGTTTTAGCCTGCCAGGGAGTCCGTCTGCATTCCGTCAATGCGGTCGGTAAAGAACAAAGTCATCTTAAATTCCGTTTTGGTTCTCAGGGAGAGCAAGAAGGTATTGGGTTTAGGATCGGGGAACGTTTGCCAGAGCTGAAGGGTTTGCAGGAACTTGATGCGGCGTTTGCCTTAGACTGGAATACCTTTCGAGGGCGGGAAGATGTTCAATTAATGATTAAGGATATCCAGGCTGAGGCGAATTGGCTGAACCCGTCAACCATAAGTTGTCCAAGCGGAGATGCTTATCAGGAAGTTGCCGCTGCCCGGGAGGAACCTGAGATAGAGTGGCTGGATTGGCGGAATTTGACTCGTGACAAGTGGCCGATTACAGGGCACGAACCATTATGGATCTGGGACAGCACAGGAAGTAAGCCAATTCTTAAATTTGGATTTGATTCGATTAGTACTGAACATACTTTAGAAGAACCTAATAAGACACAGCTTTTGGATCAGGATAGGGTGGGAAATGCCTGTGAAAGTCCCGGTATGATTCTCGGACTTCCGCTTACAGAAGAAGATTTCAGGGAAGGGGTCGGAAAACTGCGGAAATTAGGAATATTTCGTATTGCCCTGGCAGGATTTCAGAGCCCTCCTGAGGAATTGGTTCATCAGCGTTGTTTTTATATATCCCGGGAAGAACTTATCCTATTATATCGGGATCTGCTTGCTAAATCGAAAACAAGTAATCCGTTTCACTGGGGCGCAGATCTAACAATAACCAACAAAGAGAAAATTGGCCTGAAAATATTGGAAGAGTTAGGTCTTATCCGATGCCTGGGCGGAACGGATGAGATTGTTCTGGAATGGATTCCAGCTCAGAGCAAATTAGATCTTAACTCCTCTTTACGCTTTCGTTTTGCCAAAGAACGGTTAGATCAGGCTTTGAAGTTTCAGCATAAATTAATAGCAGCGCCTCTTCAGTGGCTCGTTTAAACAGAAATTGAAGTTTATTAGACGAAAGGCGGCAGACAATCATGGATTTTAGGGATCATATTCGCGTAATTTCTGATTTTCCTAAGGAAGGAATTTCGTATAAGGACATAACGACATTGCTGAAAAACGGCGAAATATATCGTGCCTCTATTGATGCGTTGGTAGAAAAAATATCACCTTGGCAGCCTGACGTGATTGTTGGTCCTGAAGCACGTGGGTTCCTGTTCGGTGCTCCAGTGGCTTATGCCTTGGGAGTTGGCTTTGTTCCGGTTCGCAAACCGGGTAAGCTTCCGGCCGGAACGATTCAAGAGACCTATGCTTTAGAATACGGTTTTGATACATTGGAAGTCCATGCCGATGCTATACAACCCGGCGCCCGAGTCGTTCTTGTCGATGACTTGCTGGCAACCGGCGGAACCATGCTCGCCACCGCAAATTTAATGAAGAAGATAGGGGCAGACGTGGTCGGAATGGGTTTTCTGATTGAACTAACGTTCTTAAACGGACGGGAGAAGCTGATAGATTACCCGGTTTTTTCATTGGTAGAGTATTAGATCCATGGTCAACTTTAGCTAACCGAGTTCACTGGCAGATGAGAGGAGTTTATCCATGTCCTTTGCGGAATTAATGGTAAAAATGAAAAAGAAATCTCCACAAGCGCGTCTGGCTATTGTGGACAAAGCCTATCAGTTTGCAGAAAGGGCTCATAGGAACCAACTTCGCAATTCGGGGGAAGATTATATTCTGCATCCTCTGCAAGTTGCCCAGATTTTAGTTGAACTTGAAATGGATGAAGCAACCGTAGCAGCCTCCCTGCTTCATGATGTTGTGGAAGATACGGCATTTACCATTCATGACATAGAAAAGGAATTTGGTCCGGAAATTGCCCTGCTTGTGGATGGTGTGACGAAACTTGGCCGGCTTGCCTATAAAAGCAAAGTTGAGCAGCAAGTCGAAAATTTACGGAAAATGTTTTTAGCGATGGCCAAAGACATCCGGGTCATTCTCATTAAACTAGCTGATCGCCTTCATAATATGCGCACCTTGAGATATCATTCTGTTGAAAAACAAAAGGAAATTGCCCAGGAAACCTTGGAGATCTTTGCTCCCTTGGCTAACCGTCTGGGGATTTTCCGGATTAAATGGGAGTTGGAAGACCTTTCCTTTCGTTATCTAAGGCCTCAGGAATATTATGATCTTGTCGAAGGAATTGCTCTCAAACGCCGGGAACGGGAAGCTTATATTAATGAAGTTATCGTGCAAATGCGAGAACGTCTGAATGAAGTAGAGATCTATGCAGATATTGCCGGCCGCCCGAAACATTTTTACAGCATTTATCGTAAGATGAAGACCCAGAATAAAGAGCTTAACGAAATATATGACCTAATGGCCATTCGTGTCATAGTGGACTCTGTTAACGATTGCTACGGTGCCTTGGGAATCATTCACACAATGTGGAAGCCGATACCGGGCCGCTTTAAAGATTATATCGCCATGCCTAAACCGAATATGTATCAGTCACTCCATACTACCCTAATCGGAGTCCATGGAGAACCTTTTGAAATCCAGATTCGGACTTGTGAGATGCATCGAACCTCCGAATACGGTATTGCTGCCCATTGGAA encodes the following:
- a CDS encoding adenine phosphoribosyltransferase; protein product: MDFRDHIRVISDFPKEGISYKDITTLLKNGEIYRASIDALVEKISPWQPDVIVGPEARGFLFGAPVAYALGVGFVPVRKPGKLPAGTIQETYALEYGFDTLEVHADAIQPGARVVLVDDLLATGGTMLATANLMKKIGADVVGMGFLIELTFLNGREKLIDYPVFSLVEY